A genomic region of Mustela erminea isolate mMusErm1 chromosome 12, mMusErm1.Pri, whole genome shotgun sequence contains the following coding sequences:
- the LOC116570870 gene encoding olfactory receptor 13C9, with the protein MEWENQTILVEFFLKGLSGYPSLELLFFVLILTMYVVILLGNGTLILISILDFHLHTPMYFFLGNLSFLDICYTSTSIPSTLVSFLSERKTISFSGCAVQMFLGLAMGTTECVLLGMMAFDRYVAICNPLRYPVIMSKDSFVPMAAGSWIIGVINSAVQTVFVVRLPFCRNNVINHFSCEILAVMKLACADISGNEFIMLVATTLFTLMPLLLIVISYSLIISSILKIPTSEGRSKAFSTCSAHLTVVIIFYGTILFMYMKPKSKETLNSDDLDATDKLISLFYGVMTPMMNPLIYSLRNKDVKEAMKYLFSRRLFSK; encoded by the coding sequence ATGGAATGGGAAAATCAAACCATTCTGGTGGAATTCTTCTTAAAGGGGCTTTCTGGTTACCCAAGTCTTGAGCTACTCTTTTTTGTGCTAATCTTAACAATGTATGTTGTCATCCTTCTGGGCAATGGCACCCTTATTTTAATCAGCATCTTGGACTTCCACCTTCACACCCCTATGTACTTCTTCCTGGGGAACCTCTCCTTCTTGGACATCTGCTACACCAGCACCTCCATTCCCTCCACGCTGGTGAGCTTCCTCTCAGAGAGAAAGACCATCTCCTTCTCTGGCTGTGCGGTGCAGATGTTCCTTGGCCTGGCCATGGGGACAACAGAGTGTGTGCTCCTGGGCATGATGGCCTTTGACCGGTATGTGGCTATCTGCAACCCCCTAAGATACCCTGTCATCATGAGCAAGGATTCCTTTGTGCCCATGGCAGCTGGGTCCTGGATCATAGGAGTCATCAACTCTGCGGTACAAACTGTGTTTGTAGTACGATTGCCTTTCTGTAGGAATAACGTCATCAATCACTTCTCCTGTGAAATTCTGGCTGTCATGAAACTGGCCTGTGCTGACATCTCAGGCAATGAGTTCATCATGCTTGTGGCCACAACATTATTCACTTTGATGCCCCTGCTTTTGATTGTCATCTCTTACTCATTAATCATCTCTAGCATCCTCAAGATCCCTACTTCTGAGGGGAGAAGCAAAGCTTTCTCCACCTGCTCAGCCCACCTGACTGTGGTGATAATATTCTATGGAACCATTCTCTTCATGTACATGAAGCCCAAGTCTAAAGAGACACTTAATTCAGATGACTTGGATGCTACAGACAAACTTATATCTCTGTTCTATGGGGTTATGACTCCCATGATGAATCCTTTAATCTATAGTCTCAGAAACAAGGATGTGAAGGAGGCAATGAAATATCTATTTAGCAGAAGGTTATTTAGCAAGTGA